CAATGGAAATTAGAGGGTTAAAATCAGATAATGTAAAAGAAACCTCTATCCGTGTAAACGGTAAAGGTAATAAAGAACGTATCGTTTTCATTAGTCCTGCTTTGAAGAGAATTTTAATCAAATATGAGCGGACTAAAAAACAGTATTTCTTTGATAAGGATATACCTAACAACTATTTCCTTTCCTACATAGGCACAGGGATTTCTCATGTCGCTCTAGACAATATTATCAAAGAAGCGGGAAGAAGGGCAGGGATAGAGGGGAAAAGAGTATCTCCACATACATTTAGACACTTCTACGCTGTCCAATGTTTGACACAAGGCAATATAGATGTTTACTCATTATCACGCCTCCTAGGGCATTCTGACATATCTGTAACTCAACGGTACTTGCATACCATGAATGATGAGCAATTGCTATCCAAGGCGGTATCATCAAGTCCCCTAATGAATTTAAAGAAGTCATAGCGATAAAGGTATTTCTCTTCACTATGGGAATACAAGGAATCATATTAGGCACTCTTTTTGAGTGCCTTTTTTAATTAATTGGTTAAGTACCGTTATGTTTTGGAACAGTTTAGCGAAAGCGAAGGCGAAGCATTTATAAATTGGTACGACACGGTTATTTACTCGAAAGTTGTGGACATAGGTAACATTGGCTTATGACGTTTTAGTGTTTGAGAAACGCACTACAACGCAATTATCTTTAGAGTGGTAATTGAGGCTGCTTTTTTTGATAAAAAGAAGAATTAAGGATTTTTACATAATTATCCACGCTTTAGTTGGAATAATTACACTATGCTCGAGATGGATATAATTTATGATTTCTCACAAAATATATATTGCAATACTTTTGTTTTAGTAAATACATAATCTTTTAGAATAAATATGAAGTTATTTACAAATTATAGAAAGAGGTAGGGGGTATTAACCTATTTATTTTACGATCATGAGGTGATTTTTTTGTTATGAGAAAAATTAGAAAAACAGATGATCAATTCAAAAAAGAGGTATTTTTACTAACAAAAGGGGAGTACCTAGTTTTGGATAGGTATCATAATAACAAAGTACCTGTAAAATTTCACCATACTTCTTGTGGATATGAATGGTTAGTAGCACCAAACAACTTTCTCAGAGGTACACGTTGTCCTGTATGTCGGATTAAAAATAGGACTAAATCTCATGAGGAATTTGTTAATCAAGTTTATCAGTCGATAGGCGAAGAATATGTAATAATTGGTAAATATAAAAATAATAGAACGAAGATCGAGATAAAACATAGTGAATGTGACAGTTTATTCTTTATGACACCTACCGACTTCTTAGGGGGACATAGATGTAGAAAATGTACTATAAAAGAGAGTGCAAAAAATCGTACTTTAAGTCATATGGATTATGTAAAAAACGTACAAATGAAATTTGGAAACAGTTATACCATTATAAGTGAGTATATTGATAGCAAAAATAGAATAATCGTTAAACATAATAAGTGTGGTCATGAAAGATTAGTACTTCCCGCTATTTTTAAACAGAGAGGTGGCTGTCCTTACTGTAACAATAAGTTACCCATATCCGAAAACCAGTACAAAGGAAGATTGTTAAAGAATTATAAAGGACAAATCGAGTATATTGGGGGTTTTACTAATATGAATACTTCAGCAAAACATAAATGCAAAGTTTGTAATTATTGTTGGAGTGGATTTCCAAATGATTTAGCACCTTATAATGGTGACAGAAAAAGAGGGTGTCCAAACTGTAATAAAATTAAAATGCAAGTAAAACTAAGTCTTACACATAAGGAATTTGTAAATAATCTTCGTATCATTGCTGGCGATGAATATTGTGTGAAAAGTAGATATATTAGCAGCAAGACACCAGTATTAATGTATCATAACAATTGTGGCTATGAGTGGAAAGTTCATCCTGCTTCGTTCATATTTAGGAAGGGTTATTGTCCCAAATGTGATAATCATATTCGTAGTAGAGATACTAAGTATTACATAAAAGAAATTTATGATTTAGCAGGTGATGAATATACTTTATTAGGTGAGTATGAAAACACTTCAAAACCTACTCTTATGAGACATAATAGATGTGGATATGAATGGAATATTAGACCGAATGATTTCATTCGAGGCCAACGCTGTCCAGGTTGCCGATTTTCAAAAGGTGAAAGGCGGATTGCATTATATTTAGAAAAAAATGAAATTGACTATAGATCTCAATATACTTTTAAAGACTGTGTCTATAAGGGAAGACTTCGGTTTGATTTTGCGGTATATAGTCAAAATAAACTTTTAGGATTAATAGAGTATAATGGAATCCAACATTTAGAACCAGTAGATATCTTTGGAGGAGAGGAAGCATTCCAAGAGTTAAAAGAAAAAGATAATATTAAGAAAAAATATTGCCTAATGAACACCATATCCCTGATCACAATTCAATATTGGGATTATGATAATATTGAAAATATTTTACAAGAATGGTTACGTGAAATTCAAACCAATTAGATCAAAAAAGAAGAGAGCAGCAGTGCTGCTGCTCTCTTCTTTTTTGAATTAAACAATAATGGATAAAACTATTTTTTTTCGTCCATCTCTTCTTTTACTACTTTTAATATTTTGTCTTTACTTTCTTGACTCAGAATACTTAGATCATTCTCAAATAATCCAACAAAAAAATTAAAATTTCCTCTATCTTTCCTCATTGATGTTAACAATGAATATAGATTATTAATAACAGGTTCAAAAGTTTGTGCATTTTTATCAATATTAAATGAAAGTTCCATCTTAATTTCTTCATTTCTCCTTTTGAGCTTATCAATCAACTCTATCATCCATTCACTTTCAATATTAACCATTTCTTTTTCAAAGTTATTTACATGATATTCTTGGTCATTATCAATGTCTTCCTGTCTTTGAGTCCACATTTCTTCAATTTTGGCGGCTCTAGCTTCATCAAGATTTTCTACATCCTCTGCTTCAGCAGCAATCTTTAGTGGGGATTTAATTTGATAAAAACTCTCTAAAAATTTATCAATCCCACTCTCTGTAAACCCTAAAAGCTTCACTATTTCGAAGGCCGTATTATAATCTGGCTTCTTTATCAATCCTCTTTCGAGTTGGGATATATACGTTTCAGCCTTGCCTACTAATCGAGATAGTTCCCTAGAACCCATTCCCCTCTTTGTTCTCAATGCTCTTATATCTCTACCAAAGTTATTAGTACCCATTGTTATTTTCCTCCAAACAGCAAAAAGAAGTTTAATTAATGTGAATTATACCATACTACAATACACTGATAGAATGCGGCTTGTAAATAATATATACTACAATTTTATAATATCTGTTTACAGTGTAGTATAAACATGCTACACTATGTTTAGTTGATTAAGGTAACTAAGCACCTCAAATTACATATACACGATGTAAAATATTCCGATACGATAGGAATTTTTAACCGATTTCTCGTTGGTGATATTATAGATTTCTGTTTATTTATATATGTAATTTCGATAAGGGAAAACTTATAAAAAAAATGCATGGGAATTAAGATACAAAGAGTGTGAATGTATTGTAAAGATGGAGTTATCGTTCCTTAAAAAACAAAAATAACAATTAAATTGGAGGATATTATTTTTATGAAGAAAAATATAACAATTACACCAAAGGAATTAAGATATTCACAACTTAAAGAAATTTCAATGAGTAAACAACTATTAACTTACGTAGTAAAGATTGAGTTGGTCAAGTTTTATACTCATAAGCTTACCGATTTCGAATCCTATTCTAATGCCGAGATACAAAAGCTATTAAACTTATTACAGGATATAGCTTATGGGAGATACAATAATCTTATAAATGATGGAATTCCAAATGATTTTCCATACGACGAATGTTATGACGCTAAAATTGTGATTGAGGACGACATTGAAGGTTGTGGTAATCTTAAGCTAAAAGTTAACTTAACACCGAGTTGGATGAAAAAATTAGAAATCTGATAGTAAATACAGATTGCTGCT
The window above is part of the Metabacillus dongyingensis genome. Proteins encoded here:
- a CDS encoding tyrosine-type recombinase/integrase, whose protein sequence is MLLEDILEEYMYHCQAKGFTTKTLINKRQEYKQLKNFLKEKRAITELESITTHDLRAYIRVKQKDGLQPQSIVSMFKMIKAFFSWCEREEYLKGNITKKVEVPKVPKKVLNGFTASEVEKMIEVFTYTNYLETRNKAIIAMLADCGLRAMEIRGLKSDNVKETSIRVNGKGNKERIVFISPALKRILIKYERTKKQYFFDKDIPNNYFLSYIGTGISHVALDNIIKEAGRRAGIEGKRVSPHTFRHFYAVQCLTQGNIDVYSLSRLLGHSDISVTQRYLHTMNDEQLLSKAVSSSPLMNLKKS
- a CDS encoding helix-turn-helix domain-containing protein — translated: MGTNNFGRDIRALRTKRGMGSRELSRLVGKAETYISQLERGLIKKPDYNTAFEIVKLLGFTESGIDKFLESFYQIKSPLKIAAEAEDVENLDEARAAKIEEMWTQRQEDIDNDQEYHVNNFEKEMVNIESEWMIELIDKLKRRNEEIKMELSFNIDKNAQTFEPVINNLYSLLTSMRKDRGNFNFFVGLFENDLSILSQESKDKILKVVKEEMDEKK